A portion of the Candidatus Roseilinea sp. genome contains these proteins:
- a CDS encoding DNA-binding protein: MSKTTYTDPVGVNDATLHYLDVIYRLTRQSDAANTTEIAEKLGVTPSGASVMLKRLAERKLVQLTPYKGATLTPEGRHLALRTIRRHRLLEMFLHQVMGFAWHEVDDHAHALETAITEPLEDRMDEMLGYPTRCPHGHLIPRKDGTLPEVNDIPILALAPGATGVIRCVDTDNGEWLKYLGEQGLKPGVRVTLRGIAPYGGPVTIETPDGLVAIGQNLAEIIYIEPD, translated from the coding sequence ATGTCGAAAACGACCTATACTGACCCGGTTGGTGTTAACGATGCGACGTTGCATTATCTGGATGTCATCTACCGCCTCACCCGACAATCCGACGCCGCAAACACCACCGAGATTGCGGAGAAGCTGGGCGTCACGCCATCGGGCGCGAGCGTGATGCTCAAACGACTGGCTGAACGCAAGCTGGTGCAGCTCACACCATATAAGGGCGCGACGCTCACTCCTGAGGGCCGGCATCTGGCGTTGCGCACCATCCGGCGCCATCGCTTGCTTGAGATGTTCCTGCATCAAGTGATGGGGTTCGCGTGGCACGAGGTAGACGACCACGCGCACGCGCTCGAAACAGCCATCACCGAGCCGCTGGAAGACCGGATGGATGAGATGCTCGGATATCCCACGCGCTGTCCTCACGGCCATCTGATTCCCAGAAAGGACGGCACCCTGCCCGAGGTGAACGACATACCAATCCTTGCACTCGCGCCGGGCGCAACCGGTGTCATCCGCTGCGTGGACACCGACAACGGTGAATGGCTCAAGTATCTGGGCGAGCAGGGGCTGAAGCCAGGCGTGCGGGTGACTTTGCGAGGCATTGCCCCATACGGCGGCCCGGTAACCATCGAAACGCCGGATGGCCTTGTGGCCATTGGACAAAACCTGGCCGAGATCATTTACATTGAACCCGACTAA
- the rpsT gene encoding 30S ribosomal protein S20: MANTASAKQRIRNSARKAQFNRLHRSRSRTAIKKTRLAIALKDLEQAKVELAKAISYLDRAAGKGVIHKNNAARRKSRLMKLYNKAVAAAAAKKS; encoded by the coding sequence GTGGCCAATACCGCATCGGCAAAACAGCGCATTCGGAACAGCGCGCGCAAGGCGCAGTTCAACCGTTTGCATCGCTCGCGCTCGCGCACTGCGATCAAGAAGACGCGCCTGGCGATTGCGTTGAAAGACCTTGAGCAGGCCAAAGTCGAACTGGCTAAGGCGATCAGCTATCTCGATCGCGCCGCCGGCAAGGGCGTGATTCACAAGAACAATGCCGCCCGGCGCAAGTCGCGCTTGATGAAGCTGTACAACAAAGCCGTCGCTGCGGCTGCGGCCAAGAAGTCGTGA
- the dgoA gene encoding galactonate dehydratase produces MKITDLKVYPTWVGSRNQLIVKIETDEGIYGWGESGLSGRELAVEGALRHYRALLIGQDPLRIGLIWQLLYRSQYFEGGRVLTAAQSAIDIALHDIKGKALGVPVYQLLGGKQRDYVNCFATTDADSVEQLIERCRLLLDHGWRIIRMSPAYAGPHDAHVWEPWASIGITAEWCAQVRAAVGSGPVLGVDYHHRLSVAEAASFCQRMPRGTLDFLEEPIRDECPEAYAQLRRMTDVPMAIGEEFSSKWQALPYIEGGLTNYMRLDICNIGGFTEAMKVAGWCEAHYIDLMPHNPLGPICTAATVHLAAAVPNFFALEVRYSPTEDLHFYDEDIFPVQLKLEGTRFRVPDGPGLGVEFNEKDFAGRPFKLWEAPKLYRSDGSVQNW; encoded by the coding sequence ATGAAGATCACCGACTTGAAAGTCTATCCCACCTGGGTGGGCAGCCGCAATCAACTGATCGTCAAGATCGAAACCGATGAGGGCATCTACGGCTGGGGCGAGTCAGGACTAAGCGGACGCGAGCTGGCGGTGGAAGGCGCCCTCCGTCACTACCGCGCGCTGTTGATCGGGCAAGACCCGTTGCGCATCGGATTGATCTGGCAGTTGCTCTACCGCTCGCAATACTTCGAGGGTGGCCGCGTGCTGACAGCGGCGCAGAGCGCCATAGACATTGCGCTCCACGACATCAAGGGCAAAGCATTAGGCGTGCCGGTCTATCAACTGCTGGGCGGCAAGCAGCGCGACTACGTGAACTGCTTCGCCACCACCGACGCGGACAGCGTCGAGCAGCTTATCGAGCGCTGCCGGCTACTGCTCGACCACGGTTGGCGCATCATCCGCATGTCGCCGGCCTATGCCGGTCCGCATGACGCCCATGTCTGGGAGCCATGGGCATCCATCGGCATCACCGCCGAATGGTGCGCCCAGGTGCGCGCCGCCGTCGGCAGCGGGCCGGTGTTGGGCGTGGACTACCACCATCGGCTGAGCGTCGCCGAAGCAGCGTCGTTCTGCCAACGCATGCCGAGGGGCACGCTGGATTTCCTGGAGGAGCCGATCCGCGATGAGTGTCCCGAGGCCTACGCGCAATTGCGGCGCATGACCGACGTGCCGATGGCCATCGGCGAAGAGTTCAGCAGCAAGTGGCAGGCGCTGCCTTACATCGAAGGCGGCCTGACAAACTACATGCGGCTAGATATTTGCAACATCGGTGGCTTCACCGAGGCGATGAAGGTGGCCGGCTGGTGCGAGGCCCACTACATTGACCTCATGCCGCACAACCCGCTCGGCCCGATCTGCACCGCCGCCACGGTGCACCTGGCCGCGGCTGTTCCCAACTTCTTCGCGCTCGAAGTGCGCTACTCCCCAACTGAGGATTTGCACTTCTACGACGAGGACATCTTCCCTGTCCAGCTCAAGCTGGAAGGGACACGCTTTCGTGTGCCGGATGGGCCCGGTCTGGGCGTCGAGTTCAATGAGAAAGACTTTGCCGGCCGACCGTTCAAGCTCTGGGAAGCGCCCAAGCTGTATCGGAGCGACGGGAGCGTGCAGAACTGGTAG
- a CDS encoding LLM class F420-dependent oxidoreductase: MLLKFGFCLPIFACPGARLFRAPAYPSLNAATTMRLGRLADQLGYHSLWVADHLMLGQDEAILEGWTTLCALAGMTARAQLGVIHYNHAFRHPALTAKMAATLDQISGGRYIHFIDYGNQPREFLAYGLHPDDAVEERIAQMVEGLELTLKLWSAREPVTFAGRYYAVAGAVCRPTPVQQPHPPIWIGEAHPMLLDAAARYADAWNSVPVGLEALRQRLAELRAACARVGRDYDAIEKTYEVQILIASDRDELRRKLDAMLALIPPGERPADVVAFARGEAAEPPAWMRETWLIGAPDEIEAQIRRFAELGVTHFMLWFADAPDESGMRLFAERMLGKSGA; this comes from the coding sequence ATGTTGCTCAAATTCGGTTTCTGCCTACCCATCTTTGCCTGTCCGGGGGCGCGGCTGTTTCGCGCGCCGGCCTATCCCAGTCTCAACGCGGCGACGACGATGCGCCTCGGTCGCCTGGCGGACCAACTCGGCTATCACTCGCTGTGGGTCGCCGATCACCTCATGTTGGGACAAGACGAGGCGATCCTCGAAGGTTGGACGACGCTCTGTGCGTTGGCCGGCATGACCGCACGCGCCCAGCTCGGCGTCATCCACTACAACCACGCCTTCCGCCATCCAGCGTTGACGGCCAAGATGGCTGCGACGCTCGATCAGATCAGCGGCGGCCGGTATATCCACTTCATAGACTACGGCAATCAACCGCGCGAGTTCCTGGCTTACGGCTTGCACCCCGACGACGCTGTTGAGGAGCGCATCGCGCAGATGGTCGAGGGGCTAGAGCTGACGCTTAAGCTCTGGTCTGCGCGCGAGCCGGTCACCTTTGCCGGGCGTTACTATGCGGTCGCCGGGGCAGTGTGCCGGCCAACGCCCGTGCAGCAGCCCCATCCGCCGATTTGGATCGGCGAAGCGCACCCGATGCTGCTCGATGCCGCCGCGCGCTATGCCGACGCCTGGAACAGCGTGCCGGTGGGTCTCGAAGCGCTGCGGCAACGATTGGCCGAGCTGCGCGCCGCCTGCGCCCGCGTTGGCCGCGATTACGATGCCATCGAAAAGACCTACGAGGTGCAAATCCTGATCGCGTCGGATCGCGATGAGCTGCGCCGCAAGCTCGACGCGATGCTGGCGCTTATCCCGCCCGGCGAGCGACCGGCCGACGTCGTGGCGTTCGCGCGGGGCGAGGCGGCAGAGCCGCCGGCCTGGATGCGCGAAACCTGGTTGATCGGCGCGCCGGACGAAATCGAAGCGCAGATCCGCCGTTTCGCCGAATTGGGCGTGACGCACTTCATGCTGTGGTTCGCGGATGCGCCGGACGAGAGCGGTATGCGCTTGTTCGCCGAGCGCATGCTCGGCAAATCGGGCGCGTGA
- a CDS encoding racemase, translating into MHLVESLEAFCVVVPLPEPLCVWGKVITEREFVFARAQAGGQTGIGYGLGRIAGIIEIVERHLKPLVIGRPAHAIRPTWEAARRAMRMIGEGGAFARALSIVDLALWDLHAKLIGVPIWKLLGGDRREVPCIAIAGYYQPDDPVGKVRRDAEVLAVAGYTHFKLPIGEDRDLDVRRVRAMREVVGKDALIGVDASGTFDSLKQALDVWRAIEPFDIAFLEDPFPADRWSLAIALAQRGEMPVAFGESLSAPDAVQALGSPAGVDIVRPDATHQMGLTGYLQAITPALESHKTIFPHYFPDLHAPLVAALGGAWVEESPAEADTVGFRLLRAEQPVIQSGRWRINERPGFGIAWDEDALQRFRRCSTFTLARSRPAPGT; encoded by the coding sequence ATGCACCTCGTCGAATCGCTGGAGGCCTTCTGCGTCGTCGTCCCGTTGCCCGAGCCGCTGTGCGTGTGGGGCAAGGTGATCACGGAGCGCGAGTTCGTCTTCGCCCGCGCGCAGGCCGGCGGGCAGACCGGCATCGGCTACGGCCTGGGGCGCATCGCCGGCATCATCGAGATCGTTGAACGTCACCTTAAGCCGCTCGTCATCGGCCGGCCCGCGCACGCCATCCGCCCAACGTGGGAGGCTGCGCGACGCGCCATGCGCATGATCGGCGAGGGCGGCGCATTCGCACGCGCGCTATCCATCGTGGACCTCGCTCTGTGGGACCTCCACGCCAAGCTGATCGGCGTGCCGATCTGGAAGCTGCTCGGCGGCGACCGGCGCGAGGTTCCCTGCATCGCCATCGCCGGCTACTACCAACCCGACGACCCGGTCGGCAAGGTACGCCGCGACGCCGAGGTGCTGGCCGTCGCCGGTTACACGCACTTCAAGCTGCCCATCGGCGAAGATCGCGACCTGGACGTGCGGCGCGTGCGCGCCATGCGCGAGGTGGTGGGCAAAGACGCCCTCATCGGCGTGGACGCTTCGGGCACATTCGACTCGCTCAAGCAGGCGCTCGACGTCTGGCGGGCGATCGAGCCGTTCGACATCGCCTTCTTGGAAGACCCTTTCCCCGCCGACCGTTGGTCGTTGGCGATCGCACTGGCGCAGCGCGGCGAGATGCCGGTTGCCTTTGGTGAGTCGCTCTCGGCACCTGACGCGGTCCAGGCGCTCGGATCGCCTGCCGGCGTGGACATCGTTCGCCCCGATGCAACGCACCAAATGGGCCTAACCGGCTATCTGCAGGCCATCACCCCTGCGCTCGAAAGTCACAAAACGATCTTCCCCCACTACTTCCCCGACCTGCACGCGCCGCTGGTCGCTGCCCTTGGCGGGGCATGGGTGGAGGAATCGCCGGCCGAGGCGGATACGGTGGGCTTTCGGCTGCTGCGCGCCGAGCAGCCGGTCATTCAATCTGGGCGATGGCGCATCAACGAACGGCCCGGCTTCGGGATCGCGTGGGACGAAGACGCGCTGCAGCGCTTTCGCCGGTGCTCAACCTTCACTCTAGCAAGAAGCCGGCCTGCACCAGGTACATGA
- a CDS encoding glycerate dehydrogenase translates to MKDHKPLVVVWDAVGNVTWGMRGWDEYPPLIQAQFLHEDPQGRARIQTIEEFLAPHAVCVQKVAGVEELDAVMGDAEFFVAHKVNVPSEVLRKGRRLRLVQHLGLDDRGIPRDAIADLGVPLAAVPMVNYLAVAEHSWALILNHLKRLPQTRPYMQRREYVDRWGLFPPGLQLARDCTLGLLGFGEIARPMARIAKAFDMRVIFWDVARFPALEQAYGVEWVPWDEVFKQADILSVHLALNDQTHRIIGEREIGLMKPTAFFVNTARGKLVDQPALVRALQERRLGGAGLDVFYEEPLPVDDPLHALHEDLSYHVTLTPHDAWQSVWTHVRDSQAIWGNVKRVLNGEPIDFRVA, encoded by the coding sequence ATGAAGGATCACAAGCCGCTCGTCGTCGTCTGGGATGCCGTGGGCAACGTGACCTGGGGCATGCGCGGCTGGGACGAATATCCACCGCTCATCCAGGCGCAGTTCCTGCATGAAGACCCGCAGGGGCGCGCGCGTATCCAGACGATCGAGGAGTTCCTCGCGCCCCATGCCGTCTGCGTTCAAAAAGTCGCCGGCGTCGAAGAACTGGATGCCGTCATGGGTGACGCCGAATTCTTCGTGGCCCACAAGGTGAATGTGCCGAGCGAAGTACTGCGCAAGGGCCGGCGCTTGCGGCTGGTGCAGCATCTCGGCCTGGACGATCGCGGCATCCCACGCGATGCGATCGCCGATTTGGGTGTGCCGTTGGCTGCCGTGCCCATGGTGAACTACCTGGCCGTGGCCGAGCATAGCTGGGCGCTGATCCTGAACCATCTCAAGCGCCTGCCGCAAACCCGACCCTACATGCAGCGCCGCGAATATGTGGATCGGTGGGGGCTGTTCCCGCCCGGCCTGCAGTTGGCGCGCGATTGCACGCTCGGCCTGCTGGGTTTCGGCGAAATCGCCCGGCCGATGGCGCGCATTGCGAAAGCCTTCGACATGCGCGTGATCTTCTGGGACGTGGCGCGCTTCCCCGCCCTTGAGCAGGCTTACGGAGTGGAATGGGTGCCGTGGGACGAAGTGTTCAAACAAGCGGATATCCTCAGCGTGCACCTGGCCCTCAACGATCAGACGCACCGGATCATCGGCGAGCGCGAGATCGGGCTGATGAAACCGACGGCCTTCTTCGTCAACACGGCGCGCGGCAAGTTGGTGGATCAGCCGGCGCTGGTGCGCGCGCTCCAGGAGCGCCGGCTGGGCGGCGCCGGGCTGGACGTGTTCTACGAGGAGCCGCTGCCGGTGGACGATCCGCTACATGCGCTGCACGAAGACCTGAGCTATCACGTGACGCTGACCCCGCATGACGCCTGGCAGAGCGTCTGGACGCATGTGCGCGACTCACAGGCGATCTGGGGCAACGTGAAACGGGTGCTCAATGGCGAACCGATTGACTTTCGCGTAGCTTGA
- a CDS encoding oxidoreductase, whose amino-acid sequence MTLSFGLFGCGVMGQRHIKGMAKLRQAGRMRFSLEGVCDLIPSSAERAADLAEALLGKRPRVFASFAEMHAAIPLDGISITTMPDAHLDLGLEALQAGAHVMVEKPIALTVRQGRRLVEAARQAGRKLAVAENYRRDPINRLAKALIEAGVLGRPFLAVQVFSSSGEFVIITPWRHLRRKCGIVVDMGVHYTDILEYLLGPITTVVGMNAIVDAQRKGADGALYPADAEDLSVGVARFESGALANWMLSMAGRGAAYFHRAVYGDGGSLVIPMDRTGRPLQLTVRRNGSDVPLSEAEQLALVPDFVLDPATAALFGGERLSSYSMSFPDIDANLIAIEYDDFASAILEDRPPEVDGVAGLRSLALVYGFLEADRLGRPVSLEDLLSGQASNYQDELEDVVKQS is encoded by the coding sequence ATGACGCTCTCGTTTGGACTCTTCGGCTGCGGCGTGATGGGTCAACGCCACATCAAAGGCATGGCCAAACTGCGCCAGGCCGGCCGCATGCGCTTTTCGCTGGAGGGCGTATGCGACCTGATTCCGTCCAGCGCCGAGCGCGCGGCCGACCTGGCCGAGGCCTTGCTGGGCAAGCGCCCCCGCGTGTTCGCGTCGTTCGCCGAGATGCACGCCGCCATCCCGCTCGACGGCATCAGCATTACGACCATGCCCGACGCGCACCTGGACCTTGGCCTCGAAGCATTGCAGGCCGGCGCGCACGTGATGGTTGAGAAGCCGATCGCGCTGACGGTGCGACAAGGGCGACGACTGGTTGAGGCGGCGCGGCAGGCTGGACGCAAGCTGGCCGTCGCCGAGAACTACCGCCGCGACCCGATCAACCGGCTGGCCAAGGCGCTGATTGAAGCTGGCGTGCTAGGCCGTCCGTTCTTGGCGGTCCAGGTATTTTCCAGCAGCGGCGAATTCGTCATCATCACGCCGTGGCGACACCTGCGCCGCAAGTGCGGCATCGTCGTGGATATGGGCGTGCACTACACCGACATCCTCGAGTATCTGCTCGGCCCGATCACGACCGTGGTAGGCATGAATGCCATCGTAGACGCTCAGCGCAAAGGCGCCGACGGCGCGCTATACCCTGCCGATGCCGAAGACCTCTCGGTTGGCGTCGCGCGTTTCGAGAGCGGTGCACTGGCCAACTGGATGTTGAGCATGGCCGGGCGCGGCGCGGCATACTTTCATCGCGCGGTCTACGGTGATGGCGGCTCGCTGGTCATCCCCATGGATCGCACCGGCCGGCCCTTGCAGCTCACCGTGCGGCGCAATGGCAGCGATGTCCCGCTGAGCGAGGCGGAGCAATTGGCGCTGGTGCCGGACTTCGTGCTCGATCCGGCGACGGCGGCGCTGTTCGGTGGCGAGCGGTTGAGTAGCTACAGCATGTCGTTTCCCGACATTGACGCGAACCTGATCGCGATCGAATACGACGACTTCGCTTCCGCCATTCTTGAGGATCGTCCGCCGGAGGTGGACGGCGTAGCCGGCCTGCGCTCACTTGCGCTGGTCTACGGCTTCCTCGAAGCCGATCGCCTGGGCCGGCCGGTCAGCTTAGAGGACTTGCTATCCGGTCAAGCTTCCAACTATCAAGACGAACTGGAGGATGTTGTCAAGCAATCATGA
- a CDS encoding energy-dependent translational throttle protein EttA, with the protein MAETNKIIYSMVRVGRIHPPNKQVLRDISLGFYYGAKIGVLGLNGAGKSTLLRVMAGVDQDYIGETILSPGYTRGLLEQEPRLDPTKTVKQVVEEAVQPLVELMKRYEAVNEKFAEPDADYDKLLEEQSRLQEELDKHDVWTLDQRLEVAMDALRCPPPDTPVSVLSGGERRRVALCRLLLTEPDILLLDEPTNHLDAESVSWLEKHLRDYKGTVIAVTHDRYFLDNVAEWILELDRGYGIPWKGNYSSWLEQKKNRLALEEKADLKRQRTLERELEWIRMSPKARQAKSKARVNAYEKLLSQETERRREDLEIYIPPGPRLGDVVIEARNVTKRYGDRVLYQNLSFAVPPGAIVGIIGPNGVGKTTLFRMIIGQEKPDAGEIIVGETVKLGYVDQNRTLDPDKTVWEEISGGEDFLQLGPRKVQSRAYVASFNFLGSDQQKKVGALSGGERNRVHLAKMLKEGANVLLLDEPTNDLDVNTLRALEEAIEAFAGCALIISHDRWFLDRVATHILAIEDDGEVRWFVGNVSDYEAAYPRPVRRKQRKLQL; encoded by the coding sequence ATGGCAGAAACCAACAAAATCATCTACTCGATGGTGCGCGTGGGACGCATCCACCCGCCCAACAAACAGGTGTTGCGCGATATTTCGCTCGGCTTCTATTACGGCGCGAAGATCGGCGTGCTGGGCCTCAACGGCGCGGGCAAAAGCACGCTGCTGCGCGTCATGGCCGGCGTGGATCAGGACTACATTGGCGAGACCATCCTCTCGCCCGGCTACACTCGCGGTTTGCTGGAACAAGAGCCGCGGCTCGACCCGACCAAGACCGTCAAGCAGGTGGTTGAGGAAGCTGTGCAGCCGCTGGTGGAGTTGATGAAACGGTACGAGGCGGTCAACGAGAAATTCGCCGAGCCCGACGCCGACTACGACAAATTACTCGAAGAACAATCTCGGCTCCAGGAGGAGTTGGACAAGCACGACGTTTGGACGCTGGATCAGCGGCTGGAAGTGGCGATGGATGCCCTGCGCTGTCCGCCGCCCGACACGCCGGTCAGCGTGCTCTCCGGCGGTGAGCGCCGGCGCGTGGCGCTCTGCCGGCTGCTGCTCACCGAGCCAGACATCCTGCTGCTCGACGAGCCGACGAACCACCTGGACGCCGAGTCGGTGAGCTGGCTGGAGAAACATCTGCGCGACTACAAGGGCACGGTCATCGCCGTCACCCACGACCGCTACTTCCTGGACAACGTGGCCGAGTGGATCCTCGAGCTCGACCGCGGCTACGGCATCCCATGGAAGGGCAACTATTCGTCTTGGCTGGAGCAGAAGAAGAACCGGCTGGCCCTAGAAGAGAAAGCCGACCTTAAGCGCCAGCGGACGTTGGAGCGCGAGCTGGAATGGATCCGCATGTCGCCCAAGGCCCGACAGGCCAAGAGCAAAGCGCGCGTCAACGCTTATGAGAAGCTCCTCTCTCAGGAGACCGAGCGGCGTCGCGAAGATTTGGAGATCTACATTCCCCCCGGCCCACGCTTGGGCGACGTCGTGATCGAGGCGCGGAACGTGACCAAAAGATACGGCGACCGCGTGCTCTATCAGAATCTGAGCTTCGCAGTGCCGCCCGGCGCCATCGTTGGCATCATCGGCCCGAACGGCGTGGGCAAAACGACGCTGTTCCGCATGATCATCGGGCAGGAGAAGCCGGATGCCGGCGAGATCATCGTGGGCGAGACGGTCAAGCTGGGCTACGTGGATCAGAACCGCACGCTCGACCCCGACAAGACGGTATGGGAGGAGATCAGCGGCGGCGAGGACTTCCTCCAGCTCGGTCCGCGCAAAGTGCAAAGCCGCGCCTACGTGGCCAGCTTCAACTTCCTGGGCAGCGACCAACAGAAGAAGGTCGGCGCACTCTCCGGCGGCGAACGCAACCGCGTGCATCTGGCGAAGATGCTGAAGGAAGGCGCCAATGTGCTCCTGCTCGACGAGCCGACCAACGACCTGGACGTGAATACCTTGCGCGCCCTGGAGGAGGCGATCGAGGCATTCGCCGGCTGCGCGCTGATCATCAGTCACGACCGCTGGTTCCTGGATCGCGTAGCCACCCACATTCTGGCCATTGAGGACGACGGCGAGGTGCGCTGGTTCGTAGGCAATGTGAGCGATTACGAGGCGGCCTATCCGCGTCCGGTGCGTCGCAAACAGCGCAAGTTGCAGTTGTGA
- a CDS encoding membrane protein codes for MLAVVKRGACGQSLETRVRYSWPVQSPLVSLVSHRWFLLSRDYAFIVVGAIIQAISVAVFLAPADLAPGGVSGLALILSRALPFAMAVGVWVLLLNLPLFALGMRYLGGWRFLIRTIVTVVIYGGATALLERAGVGRVTNDIVLNTLFGGIIGGIGMGLVFRAQATTGGTDILALLLVRWRSIPLSQSYLVTDAIVIALAGLIFGWERALYAVIALYVSGVAAETISEGVQIGRTAFIITQKPEEVAQAVMRRMGRGVTRWSAIGAYTGAQRPILFVVISRAETSVLKALVAQTDPQAFMVIGQAQEVYGEGFRRFEQR; via the coding sequence ATGTTGGCCGTTGTGAAGAGAGGCGCTTGCGGACAAAGCTTGGAGACGAGAGTGCGATACAGTTGGCCTGTGCAATCGCCCTTGGTGTCCCTTGTCTCGCATCGCTGGTTCCTTCTCTCGCGCGACTATGCCTTCATCGTCGTCGGCGCGATCATCCAGGCGATCTCGGTCGCGGTCTTCCTTGCGCCGGCCGACCTCGCTCCGGGCGGCGTGAGCGGATTGGCGCTCATCCTGAGCCGCGCCCTGCCGTTTGCCATGGCCGTCGGCGTCTGGGTGCTGCTGCTCAACCTGCCTCTGTTCGCCCTGGGCATGCGCTATCTGGGCGGGTGGCGCTTTCTCATCCGCACAATCGTGACCGTCGTGATCTACGGCGGAGCGACGGCGCTGCTCGAACGCGCCGGCGTGGGCAGGGTGACAAACGACATCGTGTTGAACACGTTGTTCGGCGGCATCATCGGCGGCATTGGGATGGGCCTGGTCTTTCGCGCCCAAGCCACTACCGGCGGCACCGATATCTTGGCCCTGCTGCTGGTGCGCTGGCGCTCAATCCCGCTCAGCCAGAGCTACCTTGTTACCGATGCCATCGTCATCGCGCTGGCAGGCCTCATCTTTGGCTGGGAGAGGGCGCTCTACGCTGTCATCGCGCTCTATGTGAGCGGCGTCGCTGCCGAGACGATTAGCGAAGGCGTGCAGATCGGGCGCACAGCGTTCATCATTACGCAGAAGCCGGAGGAAGTGGCGCAGGCGGTGATGCGCCGGATGGGGCGCGGCGTGACGCGCTGGTCGGCGATCGGCGCTTACACCGGCGCGCAACGTCCGATCCTGTTCGTCGTCATCAGCCGCGCCGAGACCTCGGTGCTCAAGGCGCTGGTGGCGCAAACAGATCCGCAGGCGTTCATGGTCATCGGCCAGGCGCAGGAGGTATACGGCGAGGGCTTTCGCCGGTTCGAGCAAAGATGA
- the iolE gene encoding myo-inosose-2 dehydratase gives MPSLRFAYSTINWGEWCDLRATFDDIRAAGWRAVELFNHALDWLGPPRRLRDWLGDLQVATCFGAVELPAAERALTVHKRRIDYAAEMGAQAYGLVGASRPRAHPPTADDIRALARACESLAEYAAEVGLCVAYHPHTRCTVENEGEIDALMNETQALKLCLDVSHIALVGEDPVAHLRKYHERLGYVHLKDWARGEFVEMGRGTLGIDFAACLRELEHQGFAGWCVVEHSVSKTSPLDSARVNALYLRSLGYSI, from the coding sequence ATGCCTTCCCTTCGCTTCGCCTATAGCACCATCAACTGGGGCGAATGGTGCGACTTGCGCGCGACATTTGACGACATTCGCGCGGCCGGCTGGCGTGCCGTCGAGCTGTTCAACCATGCGCTCGATTGGCTTGGCCCACCTCGTCGGCTGCGAGACTGGTTGGGTGACCTGCAAGTGGCCACATGCTTCGGCGCAGTCGAATTGCCTGCTGCGGAACGCGCCTTGACCGTCCACAAGCGGCGGATTGATTACGCTGCCGAGATGGGCGCGCAGGCCTACGGACTAGTCGGTGCGTCACGCCCACGCGCGCATCCGCCGACTGCGGACGACATCCGCGCGTTGGCGCGGGCGTGTGAGTCGTTGGCCGAATACGCCGCGGAAGTCGGCCTGTGCGTCGCCTATCATCCCCACACGCGCTGCACCGTCGAGAACGAGGGGGAAATAGACGCGCTGATGAACGAGACGCAAGCGTTGAAGCTCTGTCTGGACGTATCGCACATCGCCCTGGTGGGCGAAGATCCCGTGGCGCACCTGCGAAAATATCACGAGCGGCTGGGCTACGTTCACCTCAAGGATTGGGCGCGCGGCGAGTTCGTCGAGATGGGTCGGGGGACGCTGGGCATTGACTTCGCCGCGTGCTTGAGGGAACTCGAACATCAAGGCTTCGCCGGCTGGTGCGTGGTTGAGCACAGCGTGAGCAAGACCTCGCCGCTCGACAGCGCGCGGGTCAATGCGCTATATCTGCGCAGCCTGGGCTATTCGATTTAG